The Alnus glutinosa chromosome 8, dhAlnGlut1.1, whole genome shotgun sequence DNA segment AGACTCTCTCCTCTCCAATACGAAGACCTTTTTTATAGCATGCGTTCTTTTGGCTTCCATATTCTTTCTTCCTTCCGACATAAATGTTTATGTACCAACGCGGTGAGACTTTTaatatctatttaaaaaaaattcaaaatttaatgtgAGTGGTAAAATGGTAATTATCTAATCCAAAGAGGTCAATCGAACATTAGCTCGTATCATAATTGATCAAACTATTGCATCAAGATGATTCTTCAATCCAAAGAGCTTGGTCGATCATTTAATCTTATCATGACCAATCAGACTAGTGTACCGTgatgataaaaaatttaagagtttGAAATACCCTTCAATggtatcatgattgatcgaactagTGCACTGAGATgataaaaaattcaagagttcGATAGACTCATCAATGGTATTACGATTGATCATTCAATTGTACCCTACACGATGGATCAAACTAATGCATTAAGATCAATTAGACGTTCAAACCAACCTTAAATCATGTTAAATTTGATTGATCCTTTgatcttgtctttttctttaatggGAGGATGCTCAAGAAATTACCACAGTCAATAATCTTGTAGAGTGAAGCATGCAAACATGTCATGTTTGCAAAGTGTAGTTGGAGAAGCCATCAATTAGTTATGACTTGGGTAATTTCAGCATTGAGCACGCGGTAAGGATGAAGTTGGAGTCGGTGGAGATATGGAAAATGCTCAACATTCCGTAACTTACATGTTTGTACTTGGAATTTgtgggaaagaagaagaagatacaattattattattatatatattttgacaacCCGAGTCATTAATagtgtgtttgttttgaataatatttaaaataatattcaactttttttaaaaaataaattatattttattcaactttttgaaaaaattttaaattttttcaaattttatctcacaaagtcaaacctcgtaattcatgcaataaatttaaataatattcagATTCAACACCCAAGTCATAACATacacaactatatatattttcatttagcAAGATTTTACCTGGTTAAGGACGCCGTGCACAGAGTTGTAGAAAGTAGAATAGCCGGCCATGATCATGAAGACTTTCCAAGTCAACGTCGTCAATGCTGATGTCTAATCTTTCACGGTCGAGTTTAAGAAATTTGGTGTACGTGAGATTAACGACTTAATTTGACAAGGTTGTCATGACAAAATTTCTGGAAATTTCTCGGCAAttcttctttgaaacttgtGATTTATCCATGATATCAATCGCtaattgcttttcttttctttttttcttttcttttctttttcttttttttttttaaaaaacaaaagaaagaaaaaaaaaaactcgacaCTTGACACAGCATGCAACAATTAATCGAGCCATGTAGTTTCCATGTAATTTAATTTAGTCATTCTtgcaattctttcttcttctttttctcttttttcttatcCGTTCATCCAATGCTTAATGCTTAATTTTATTATGTGCAAAAGAATTCATTTCGCCAGAAAAAAATTGCTCCAACAGTTGCCGGTTTATTCCACTTAAATATTTTCGAGTAATTTTACAAATACATTAAGTATTTATCaagtatccataaaaaaatgaggtggtatttaaaatcaccattagacatgtgattgatcaaatgataaattcgatcaaatagtaattttaaaagccattttatttttttattgacactTAAATGTATTATTAGACTTACTCAATATTTCCATGATTAGCATTCTGAAAAAATAAGTAATTCTAATAATACATTAAGAATgcgtttaggattgcgatttcatagacaatgggtgcgattttaaaccaaatcgcaaaacataaatcgtttggaaattgcgtttttaaaaattgcgatttgaaaacgcaaaaaatctgctttttcaaatctcagGTAAGATGGTGCCTTTTTGAAAACgcgaaattttaaaggctaatttacgattttaaaggctaaactgcgattttgccaaacgcttaactgcgtttttaaaaatcatttttttcaaatcgcaaattttaaaatcgttattttaaatcgtactttttgaaattgaaaactcaaaCGGACTCTAAGTGTTTATTATGTGTCTATcaaaaaaatgagatggcttCTAAAAAGGCCCCGACTGCTGCacttgttgtgcagttgttgtaaaAGTAGCATTTCCCCTTTTAAAATCAGTACCGTTTGATTAAAATGTGTTGAACTTTCTTTTCATGCATTATTTCCAATTCAGCATATTTTCAttaattcttgtgttgtttttagCTTACTCGTTCTATTATTTTAAACGGTCAAATtagaatctctctctttcacacaCACCCAGAATTCGTCTCCAGAGTTAATCCACTATAAATAATAGTTGGTGTAGGTAAGTGGGGATAAAGCATAAAGCAAACAGTGTCCACTCTCCTCTCCAATATGAAGACCTTTTTTATAGCATGCATTCTTTTGGCTTCCATATTCTTTCTTCCTTCCGACATAAATGCTCGAGAATTATCTGGTTCCAGCGGCGGTGAGACTACGAATTCCGTTGTGTTCTTATTTTCAACATTCATTAGCTTTACATGTGCATGTGTCTTCTTTACATACACGATGAAACTCtgcttcattattattattattattattattttattttttttttttctaattgaataaaaaaaatgttactagGGTGGATTTTCATGATCTTTTCCGTTCTTAATCTTAATGCAAGAATAATAAGAGATTCAGTGGGAATGCTTCGTGCGtctacttaattattattaatttggtCATTCATTTCAgcaatattttaactttttgcaATCTtggttgattatatatatattattgatcgTACTAGAATCAACTAATTAATATGATATGATTGAAAATTTTCGGCTAGTAATCTAATACGttatatatatcttaaataGCAATAATACTTCGGAAAACTGAGCAAGAGGGTGCAGGATTAGTCATATCAATAACAAATTTTATGATATTCGATCAATAAGGTGAGaaatgttaaaagaaaatttaaacagaAAAGACTAATTAACCAGTACCAGGTATGAGTATGATTTTGGATTTATCATGTAGAGATCAAATATTTTATAGGCGTAGCAGAGCcgattaggatcctctacaatttcaaagaaacttTAGATTatcaatttatgtgaattttagCCGTTTTTTACATCGAATGGCGAAAAAAGTACTACATATTTAAGATATGACATATTATCGaggcaacaaaaacaaaaaaaaaaattctaaaaagctttttcttcacttttgaagagacgttttttctttactaaaccaaaacacagtttttttctcaaagcttgtatacgacataaagtataagaacctgataaaaatatactcaattttcattgtttacatgtcacatttttaatatgtaacactTTTCATGTCGTTCAATGCATGAAACGacctaaatttacataatttgaaaatttataattttaaaaaaattgtagggaatGAAGCTGCCGTGGTTTTAGGCCAGCCTGGATATAGGGTAGCGCCTCCAATAACTGAGAGATGTGCTCCTCCTTACAACGGCCAGAGTCATTGCGGCCCATGAAAAAGAAACGTGTGGCTTCAATAATGAATTTGTTGAACAGATGATAGTATTAAGTAGCTTATCGTAGTGAAGAGGAAGGGCGAAGAATAAATTGGTTCTGTGTCACTCATGGCTTGGGGAAATTGCAGTACTTTTGTTGTATGTGTTGTATAACTatgtatttttccttctctgctgtgtaaaagagaaatgatccatttCATTTCTAGCTTGGTTCTTCTCCcgtcttttcaatttttaaaattatcattgaatttgtagggtTTATATGAGTCCTACCTATGGACCCTAttgattcaatggtaattttgaaaaatgagaggATGAGAGAAAGACGCTGTAAAACTATGTACTAGATGTCATTTTCGTAAAATAATTAAGCGAGCAGATGAAAGTCAATTTATTTGTATGTGATggattgcaacttttttttaaaagtttaaactaatagaaataagtaaatttaatcacttaatcaatactttaatactatGAGCATCGTATATAGTTCTACAGCCAGATTTACCTAATAATATGCTAATACATATTAAAATGAGATAGAGGTTTAGGGGTTACATTTTCTTGAGGAAGAAGGctcaaaacaaaatcacattttctctttaaaacCTCTCTTTCTCCTCTATGGGCTGCTGGTgttaaaaaaagggggggggggggggagaagaaGGCGAAAATGGCATTATTTTAGGATAAAGATAGCTTTTTATGGGCTTTTGCAAGAGGGGGCTAAACACAAAATGTTCTCAGACAGGCTCAAACGTTCGAGAGGAAACTCAAACGTTCGAAATAAAAACAACTCGATCATTCGAGAGGAGGCTGAACATTCAGAAACAAGACAACTTCATTATTTAAGAGGAAACTCGAGCGTTTGGGGAAAAGACAACTCGACTGTTCGAGATGAAACTAAAatgttcaaaaataaagaaatttaaagTGTCAAAGGTTTTAAGTAAATctaatttatagcattttattggaatcctttatatatatatatataaaataaggatTTATAAATCgtgattattaaataaataaataaatgtatttattcTCGGAGTATTACAAATATCCACCTATGTCATTGTGATAACCCCACAATCGCATATATCTTAATATTGCAGGTGATGAGAGTGCTGATAAGGATCTAGTCGCCTCATACTTGAACTTAATTCTATGATTGAAGTAATGGGATGCCGCATGTATTTTGGTTAGCAGAaaattctagaaattctaatgtcTTTTAAGATCTTTTGTGAATCTTAAAAACATGGTGTAGTTGTGTTGTGTTTATAGGttaatattcaaaattttatgtGAGTGGTAAattggtaattatttaattcaaaGAGTTCAATCAATCATTAGCTcgtatcatgattgatcgaactatTGCACCGAGATGATTCTTCAATCCAAAGAGTTTGGTCGATCCTCTGATTTTATCACGATTGATCAGACTATTGCACCGAGAtgataaaaaatccaaaagttCGATAGACACTTCAATgggatcacgatcgatcagactaatgcactatgatcaATTAGACATTCAATCGAACCTTAAATCGTGTCAAGCTCGATTGATCCTTCGATCTTGTCCTTTCCTTTAATGGGAGGATGCTCAAGATGGAAATTACCACAATCAATAGTCAAGTAGAGTGAAGCAAAACATGACATGTCTGCAAAGTGTGTTTGGAGAAGTCATCAATTCGTTATGACTTGGGTAATTTAAGTATTGAGCACCCGGTAAGGATGAAGTTTGAGTCAGTGGAGATGAAAATGCTCAACATTCCGTAACTTCATGGTTTACTTGGAATTTGtgagaaagaacaagaagataaatataaaagaagatcCCACcatcaaaaaagagaaaggaaaaagaattggGAACCCGAGTCACTAACATGTAaaaccatatatattttcatctaGCAAAACTTTTACCGAGTTCAAGTGAGCTTAAGGACGCCGTGCACAGACTTGTAGAAAGTAGAATAGCCATGATGAAGACTTCCCAAGTCAATGTCAATGCTGATGTCCAATCTTTCATGGTCGACATTAAGAAAACTGGTGTACGTGAAAATAACAACTTTGACAAGGTTGTCATGACAAAATTTCAGgcaatttcttctttgaaacttgtGAGTGATCCTTGAATAATTATTAATCGCTAATTaccattttttaagaaaaaaaaaaaactctcgaCACTTGACAGCAACAATTAATCGAGCCATGTAATTTCCATGTAGTTTAATTTAGTCATTCATGCAATCCTTAAtgcttcaagttcatttcacTAGAAAAAATATTGCTTGAATAGTTGCCAGTTTATTCCACGTAAAtattttcatgagcatgctgaAAAAATCACCTCTTCTATATATTGTTCCTTCTCTTCCGACTAAACCACGGAACCATCAATTCTATGGTGCTCCCTAAAGTCACTAATAAGACAGCACCAAGCAAGTTGCATTGCTCAACTTCTTGCTATGCCATTAATATCTTTTGGCACTTGCAATTCTTGGACCTCAACTAGTTGGATCGATGCATGTGGAAAAATTGCCAATGAAGTAATGTCCTTCCAGAAACGTCACGGTTCAAGCATTAATCTTGGGGACTGATGCATGCACTGTGGATGCATGTGGTGCAAATTTGAGCCGAGTAAGCTTATTTGGATTTCAACTTAATATCAAGGCCTATCCTAGGGTCATCaagcaaacacacacacaatggATCGATGCATGTGGAAAAATTGCCAATGAAGTAATGTCCTTCCAGAAACGTCACGGTTCAAGCATCAAGCAAACTTTCAGCCTAATATCTAGGCCTATCCTTGGGTCATCAAGCACGAACGCACACGCACGTGCgtgcgcgcgcacacacacacaccgagTGGCCAGGGCCGGCTCGATATATTTGGGGTCCTTAGGCGAGAagtttaaaattacaatcacCACTCCCCAACcccacaacaaaaaaaaaaaaaaagaaagaaagaagaagaaaaaagaggaaaaacatGGCTATTCAACAGCCATGCGTTGATTGCGTTCCCCATCAATAATCAAaaggatgacaaaaaaaatacaaaaggaaaaggtgTGGCTGCATGCTGCCTAGCATGCTCTCATGAGAACATAAAATCTTGTGGAAGAAAGGTCTAGAAGACCTCtaaatatcaaaaaagaaatcGAAAGTAAATTGCAGATCTAACCTTGGGCATGAGAGATTGCCGTAGGAGGGGCAAAGATGAGGCGAGAGGTGGCTACGGCGATCTTGGATTCATGGGCTTCTTATCATATGGCTGCTCGAGGAAATCATAGAGCATTTCAAAGAGTAGTTTTGGTAATTTGCTGGAGAGATTGTTCAAGTAGGATTtgtgtcttttttctttcaagaaaaaaaagttcatatttGTGGTTTTTGGGCCTTTTTATTGGCCAACTTTGTGTTCTGactattgattttttgtgggaGTGAGAATCTTCCAAAATAGAGATAATTAATGACTGTTTATTTTAGTATTAATTGTTGTGTTTTTTGcatctgaatttttttatggaagtttaaGAGTCTCTTaattaaagaagagataaataggggacaaaatagataatgaattttttttccctcctttcCTCATCAGACTATAATTGGGCCTTGAGAAGTGTAATTTTTGGGGCCTTTTTCTACTGGGGGGAATGTAACTTTTGGGGCCTTCTTTCTTGGGGGCTTTAGGCGACTGCCTAATTCGCCTAAGGGAAGAGCCGGCACTACAAGTGGCAGAGATAGGATTGGGTCTTGTGGATACCTTTCTCAGATTCAATGCCATGTTATCCCCGTAAAAAATGATAACAAAAGGATGAgcctcaaattcaatgatagtgGACAATACAAATGTTGAACGCAAGCGTGACCTTGACTAACAGAATTGCAATGTGCAAGAATCAAGAATCAGAAAGTAGAGAGAAAGATAGAAGATGAAATGCATGTGGAGAACGaatgatttcaattaatattttgtgtAAATGATACGAAGAATCCTATCTTTATACAAGTATAAAAACAGAGTAAagtaactaattaactatctttATTACATCACGTGTCACGTGTCGGTAACTAACTGTCTAACTAATAAGTTTAACTTCAACACCTATTTACAACTGAATCTATCCCTCAAGATGAATGGTATATATAGGTTTATAACATTCATCTTGGACAAAAACTAATGAAAACAAGAACTTAATTAGCAAACTTTTCCATTTTGCGTATGCATTTTCCTACTCGTCTCAATAAGTCTTGCAAGGATGCTTTaccaataattatttttttttttgcttaattataaCATTATGAAttagttgtaagataaaaatatagttcatTACATATAAGTATATCAATGAATAGGTGGAACATAAGACCCTTGCCCGTCACTTAGGCCTACCATGTATGAGGTTGTAAGCATGACCGAAGGGAGAATGGTTGTTCCAGACATGATCCTAGAACTAAGCACCTAGACTGAAGATATGAGGTTTAAGGCCATGATAGGACCCCCATACGTCGACAAAGGCTTCGAGTGAAAGCCAGATTCTCCAACAGCACATTTTCTCGGGTAGTATGGCGCAACTCCTTTTGGCCCTTGGATTCTACGGCTCTTAATTTCTCTAATATATATGGTAGAATGGGTTGAGTTGTTTATCTCCCCAACATCTCTAGGGATCCTTATAACTGATCACCACATGTTACAAATATTTGAAGCTGTGTCGTGTGATCTTCTTTGGCATTACCGAAATAAAGCCTTTCATGATGCTCTCTCCTTTGATGTTGTTCAAGTCTCTCAACATATCAACAAGATTTCTATGGAGCACTTCATTGCTTGGAATCGAGTCCCGGCCAACTCCAGTGGAACGGTGGCTACCTCCTACAAGTCTTGGttacaaaatcaattttgacatagtaacCCGGGATACTTTTTCAACACAAGCAGTGACTTGTTGAAATCACAAGGGTCATATTATTAGTATGATCTCCCAAATTAGTTCTCCTTGTTTGCCAAATTATGGCGAAGCCTTAGCTGTGTGTCTAGCTATTTCTTTTGCTACTTCTCTTAATCTTGAGAAAGTTATCATTGAGGGTAACACTCAAGTGGTTATTCTATCTTTGCAACATCCCAAGAATCCTCCAGATTGGCGCATCTCATCTGTTATTTACGATATCATTGACTCTCTTCCAATCTTCATCTCCTAGAGTGTTAGAAGAGTCAATAGAAATGCAAACCTTTGTGTCCACTCAGTGGCACATTGGGTCACAACCAAATCTTTTTCTGGCCGCATTCCCACTACTCCTCCCCCTCCCTCAGTTTCTATTGTAAGTGGGAAAGACCCACCTCCTATTACATTATTAATGTAACTTGCTTTATGGTTTATTTCTGCATTAAGCCTATTAGCTGTTTGTTTCTTGTTCaatgtactttaaaaaaaaaaaaattacaatcccACAATTGCTTTCATTTGTGTCCCGATAccaaaaatagtgatttttttacCTTCAACACTTTGAGACTAACGTAGAATACCCATTGGCTGCTAACTATAGATGATAACTACAATCATTAACTGTACTAGttataaacaaatcaatgactataaaaaaatatctttagtggagtcttaaaaatataatattatttcaaaagcaCGTACAAACTTGAAAGAGCTATAAACAAACTTGATGTTCTCATATTAGCTTCCATCAATATCTTGtagaaaattcaatttgatCTTGTTGAGTGTGATTAAAATCCTTTTTGCATTAATCCTCTGCTCATGTAACTCATCACAACACTGCAACGCCAATCTCATTATGGATGACATACAATTCTCCATAGAAGCATAATCTTTTTCAGTTCTCAACAAATAGGCATCAACAACGTTAGTTACTGAAAAGGGTAAAGATTCCTCTACCCAACGCTTCAAGCTCATTTCTCCACCAAACATGTCATCAGTAGTTTCTTTCTTGTGAAAGTTTCCATAAGCAAAATACCATAACTATACACATCGCCACTTGTTGAAACAATTCCTTCCAATCCATACTCTACGTGTAACATAACAATTAATCATGAGAACATAATTATATATTCCAAAGATATAAAGTGTTAAAATCAATATTCTACCAAAAAACTATAGTTATTTGTGTATAAATGAGTATAATGATAAACATGCAAGTTTTAGTTGTAGGCTAAAAATATCACCTGGTGCCATATACCCAATAGTAGCAAGAGTCATGGTTTGCATCATAGAATCTTTGTCACCTAACAGTTTGACAATTCCaaaatcagcaacatgtgaGACCATATCTTCATCTAATAAGATATTGCTAGGCTTCAGATCACAATGAACAATAGGTGTTGAATAACCATAATGAAGGTATTCTAGTGCTGATGCGACATCAATCATTATATTTAGTCTTTGTAAGATACTCAAACAACAGTCTTGAGAATACAACCACTTTTGTAGGCTCCCATTAGGCATGTATTCCAATACAAAAGCTTTGAAGTCATTGTTACTACACGTGCTGATGATTTTAATAAGATTCCGATGACGAATGTTGCGTAGTACCCCACACTCagtttcaaaacttttgaatGCCCCTTCTACTACCAAGTTGAAAACTTTTATTGCAACAATCATACCATCTGAAAGGGTCCCTTGGTATACTAATCCAAAGCTCCCTTTACCAAGTAAGTTGCTTGCATTGAACCCTTTTGTTGCTTGAAAAAGTTCTTGTTGGGAAATTATTTTCCATGTCGCTAGTTGTGGTGAGTTTGTCTCCACCAGAAGTTTTGCATTCCTTTTTTGGCGTCTTGTCCATTCTAATACAAAAGCAACTACAAGCATTGTTAACCCAATTGTTGGTAATACATACTTTAGTATAGATGCTACTGCGGTATTTTTGGGTCGAGAAGCACCTTCTTTACATGGGGGAACTTGCAATCGAGGAGCACCACAAAGTCCATCATTTGACATAAATGATGCAGCAAAGAAGTATACAAATGGTCCTCCTACAGGAATTTTTCCTTCCAGTCTATTTGAAGAGACATTTAGATACTTGAGTTGTGAAAGTCCTTCTAAGGACTTAGGAATCTCTCCAGATAAATTGTTAATGGaaagatccaagaattccaaacTTATCAATTTACTAAAAGATTCAGGAATTGAGCCTTCTAATCTATTGTCCGCCAATGAAAGATTAACTAAATCGTTGAGGTCACCAATTGTTGTTGGGATATCACCAGATAGTTGATTTCTTGATAACTCCAATTCCATCAACACCTTCAAATTTCTAATCTCTAATGAGAGAGAGCcatttagagaatttgatgaCAAGTCGACCTTTAAGATATAAGAGAGGCTCCACAAACTCAAGGGAATCTCAGATGTTAATTCGTTGAAGTGTAAATAAAGATATCTTAGAAAAGTTAGATTATTTACACATGTAGGAATAGGTCCAGAAAGCTCATTATGACctaaattcaactcaaacaagctCTCTAAATGACAAAGATCAAATGGGATGAGACCTTCTAGTCTATTATTATCAACTCTCAATCCTTGAAGCTTGTGCAATTTTCCCACAGTAGTTGGAATAGGTCCAGTCAATTCATTAAACTGTAGAGACAAAGTCATCAAGTTGCTTAAATTGCCTATATCTCTTGGAATGTTGCCCTTaatattgcaatgatctatGTAAAGTTCTTCATTCCAATGGAATCAGAAAGGATGTTATTCAGTAGATTACCTGACAACTGTAACTGTTTTAGATATGTCAAATTtgacaaagaagagaaaaagttgaaCTCTGGAGTAGAAGATTCAATGGTCAAATTATTGTTTGCTACGCCAAGCCCTGTAAGGAACCTTAAATTACCAAGTGCTTTAGGAATTAAGCCTGAAAATGAGTTGTCACTCAAATCTAACAGAGTGAGTTGTGAAGCATTAGAGATAGAGCTAGGAATTGCTCCACTTAGTTGATTTTCCCAAAGAATAAGTTGCTGGAGATTTGGAAGGAAGAGGCCTACATTTGATGGAAGATGGCCTGAGAAGTTATTGCAAACCACTGAAATTACTTGTACTGTTGAGATGTTAAATATCTCAAATGGAATTGGACCAATAAAGTTGTTGAAACTGACATCAAAGAGCTTAATGCTTTGAAGATTTCCAATTTCACTTGGTATTGCACCTGTCACAATATGAACAACCATGCgttactattcaaaaaaaaaatgctttaaatgAATCGTGCATACAAGTGAACAAGTgtaataaactaacaaaaacttcaaattaagagctaattaataaatagcaataaatacaaaatcagtccaTGTGGTTGGTTTAAACTATAAATCGTTCAttgcggtataaaaaataattcagaggtccTCGGGGTAGGCTAAAATAACAATTCAGTCTTTGTAGTCAAATTTCGTTGAAA contains these protein-coding regions:
- the LOC133876220 gene encoding probable LRR receptor-like serine/threonine-protein kinase At3g47570, yielding MASLVIATVPNLTIDQSALLALKAQISYDPYNVLTNNWSTNFSICNWVGITCGSNHHRVIALNLSYMDLVGTIPPHLGNLSFLSSLNIENNSFHGSIPNELSHLYRLKIIDLSHNQLSGSIPSSIFNIYSLKHIYLYDNMLSGLIPSIISNISSLQVIHLEANKLYGTIPHTLFKCKQLQYLSLANNNLSGSVPLEIGDLTMLRDLYLYNNVFGGTIPPTLFKCKQLQILSLWNNKFTERVPQGIKNLTMLIALGLSHNNFGGAIPSEIGNLQSIKLFDVSFNNFIGPIPFEIFNISTVQVISVVCNNFSGHLPSNVGLFLPNLQQLILWENQLSGAIPSSISNASQLTLLDLSDNSFSGLIPKALGNLRFLTGLGVANNNLTIESSTPEFNFFSSLSNLTYLKQLQLSELYIDHCNIKGNIPRDIGNLSNLMTLSLQFNELTGPIPTTVGKLHKLQGLRVDNNRLEGLIPFDLCHLESLFELNLGHNELSGPIPTCVNNLTFLRYLYLHFNELTSEIPLSLWSLSYILKVDLSSNSLNGSLSLEIRNLKVLMELELSRNQLSGDIPTTIGDLNDLVNLSLADNRLEGSIPESFSKLISLEFLDLSINNLSGEIPKSLEGLSQLKYLNVSSNRLEGKIPVGGPFVYFFAASFMSNDGLCGAPRLQVPPCKEGASRPKNTAVASILKYVLPTIGLTMLVVAFVLEWTRRQKRNAKLLVETNSPQLATWKIISQQELFQATKGFNASNLLGKGSFGLVYQGTLSDGMIVAIKVFNLVVEGAFKSFETECGVLRNIRHRNLIKIISTCSNNDFKAFVLEYMPNGSLQKWLYSQDCCLSILQRLNIMIDVASALEYLHYGYSTPIVHCDLKPSNILLDEDMVSHVADFGIVKLLGDKDSMMQTMTLATIGYMAPEYGLEGIVSTSGDVYSYGAIPSEIGNLQSIEIFNIVFNNFIGPIPFEIFNISTVQVISMVCNNFSGHLPSNVGFFLPNLQQLFLWENQLSGTIPNSISNALQLTLLNLSNNSFSGLIPKALEFNFFSSLSNLTYLKQLDLSSNLLNNILFDSIGNLPTSLEELYIDHCNIKGSIPRDIGNLSNLMTLSLRFNELFGPIPTTVGRLHKLQALRVDNNKLEGLIPFDLCHLESLVELYLGYNELFGPISACVNNLISLRYLYLHFNKLTSTIPLSLWRS